In Rhizorhabdus phycosphaerae, the genomic stretch AGGAGCCGGTCGCGAGCAGTGTCGCGAGATGCGCCTCGGACGGGGTCAGGTCGAACAGCTGCGTCACGAGCCGCTCGATCGGCTGGGCCTCGTCGTCGCTCCCGGCGAAATAGACGACCACGGCCGGCGAGGACTCGTTGCTGAAGGCGCCGGTCGGGCGGATCGATTTGACCAGCACGCCGATGTGCCGGTCGCAGCGGCTGTCGACGCGCAGTGCCTGGACGAAAGGTTCCTCGGCATTGGCCCGCGCCGCTTCGAGCGCATCGGCGATCAGCGCCTGAAGCTGGGCATTGGCAGCCTGGTCGGCGAGATAGGGCCGGTCGGCGACGGCATGCGCGACCGAGCGTGACGTGAGCATCCGCTTGGCCGCGCTGTTGGCGCGCAGTATCTTGCCCTGGCCGCTCAGGATCAGCGTGCAGATCGTCAGCCGGTCGAGCGTGTCGATCAGCGCCTGCAGCTCGGTCTCTTCGCGGCTGATCCGCGCGAAGATCGCCAGCGACCGTTCGATATGGGGGCGCAGCGCGATCAGCATCGCCTTGTCGGCCGGCCCGAAGTTCGGCGCCTCGGGACCGTTGATCAGCCCGATATTGCCCTCCCAGCCGCCGGGCTCGGAAATATACATGCCCAGTTGATGCTCGACGCCATAGGGACGCAGCACTTCGCGGTAGAAGCGGTTCGCGTGCAGCGTTTCGCGGTCGACCACCTCGTCGAGCGTGTGAATCGCGCCGGGGCGGTCGAGCGCGTTGCGCAGCGGATCGAGATGGCCGAGTTCGGCATGGGTGCCATGGATGCGCCGCGCCTCGGACTCGCCGATGTCGGGGCGGCGGCCCCAGATCACCAGCGGCGGCGATCCCCGCCGGCTGAGCCGCAGCACGATCGCCGCGCTGCGCGCGCCCATCCGTGCGCCGAGTTCGTCGAGAAAGCTGCCCCAGGGCGGGGATTCGAGCGGGCCGCTGTAGATCAGCGAGATCAGCTCGTCCGTGTCCGACAGGGGGCGGCTGACCGGCATTGCTCG encodes the following:
- a CDS encoding helix-turn-helix transcriptional regulator; translated protein: MPVSRPLSDTDELISLIYSGPLESPPWGSFLDELGARMGARSAAIVLRLSRRGSPPLVIWGRRPDIGESEARRIHGTHAELGHLDPLRNALDRPGAIHTLDEVVDRETLHANRFYREVLRPYGVEHQLGMYISEPGGWEGNIGLINGPEAPNFGPADKAMLIALRPHIERSLAIFARISREETELQALIDTLDRLTICTLILSGQGKILRANSAAKRMLTSRSVAHAVADRPYLADQAANAQLQALIADALEAARANAEEPFVQALRVDSRCDRHIGVLVKSIRPTGAFSNESSPAVVVYFAGSDDEAQPIERLVTQLFDLTPSEAHLATLLATGSCLTEAAEKLKLTENTVRTYCKTILNKVGVRRQTELVRLILRSVAVLG